The following proteins come from a genomic window of Limnohabitans sp. 103DPR2:
- a CDS encoding tetratricopeptide repeat protein → MRNKPVPAWGLLALLALGMCAPVAHAQSNAQGTAHEAASTCPAATEWQTATLAQLATWAEACDTNAFFHAHRGAQLLAQGQTEAAAVSLEKALLINPDLPGAQLDYAQALAQIGLKGSARAILNNVLQRTDIQPGLKAQLSAAQSQEQTEASRMASGPLWQWNGLLQTAHGHESNLNSATYTDALTLYLSNGPVTLGLTDNAKPVAGNAFKTTAAVQGVLRGAGGQELSVNAALANKTGAASVGGNNRTAEGAVKYSLPMLAGDASGLWQVAAGGTQFWLGNQTAYQDQGLQLKYAWDTLGAACKWAPAIGRIDQRFPQSSTLNGVYSYGRIEMACASGLNRETHVALGGGQDRAQDANRPGGNRLRTDVLLRHEQIVSLPLTPGISGQLSAWLRYAQSKDKMAYSDLLGDLKSNTQRTDLGLGYWVPVAKQWSAGLNLEATSQKSNNTLFNLKNSSVYLGVRWVND, encoded by the coding sequence ATGCGCAACAAGCCGGTGCCCGCGTGGGGTTTGCTAGCCTTGCTAGCACTGGGTATGTGCGCGCCTGTGGCCCACGCGCAAAGCAATGCCCAAGGCACTGCGCATGAGGCTGCAAGCACCTGCCCAGCCGCCACCGAATGGCAAACTGCCACCTTGGCGCAGTTGGCCACATGGGCCGAAGCCTGCGATACCAATGCTTTCTTTCATGCGCACCGCGGCGCCCAATTGCTGGCCCAAGGTCAAACCGAAGCGGCCGCAGTCTCTTTAGAAAAAGCCCTGCTCATCAACCCCGACTTACCGGGCGCCCAATTGGACTATGCCCAAGCCTTGGCGCAAATTGGTTTGAAGGGCTCGGCCCGCGCCATTTTGAACAATGTGCTGCAAAGAACCGACATTCAGCCAGGCCTGAAAGCGCAATTGAGCGCAGCGCAAAGCCAAGAACAAACCGAAGCCAGCCGTATGGCCAGTGGCCCCCTATGGCAATGGAATGGCCTGCTGCAAACCGCACATGGCCACGAAAGCAACCTGAACAGCGCCACCTATACCGACGCGCTAACGCTTTATTTGTCAAATGGCCCCGTCACCTTGGGCCTGACCGACAACGCCAAGCCTGTGGCCGGCAATGCCTTTAAAACAACCGCCGCAGTGCAGGGCGTTTTGAGGGGCGCAGGGGGGCAGGAGTTGTCTGTGAATGCGGCTTTGGCCAACAAAACAGGTGCAGCCAGCGTAGGCGGCAACAACCGCACCGCAGAAGGCGCTGTGAAGTACAGCCTGCCTATGTTGGCGGGCGATGCATCAGGCTTGTGGCAAGTTGCCGCAGGTGGCACGCAGTTTTGGCTGGGTAATCAAACGGCTTACCAAGACCAAGGATTGCAACTTAAGTACGCATGGGACACTTTGGGCGCGGCCTGTAAATGGGCGCCGGCCATTGGGCGCATTGACCAGAGGTTTCCACAGTCCAGTACTTTGAACGGGGTGTACAGCTATGGCCGTATCGAAATGGCCTGTGCCAGCGGCCTGAACCGTGAAACCCACGTGGCTTTGGGTGGTGGACAAGACAGGGCGCAGGATGCCAATCGCCCAGGTGGCAACCGCCTGCGCACAGATGTATTGCTAAGGCATGAACAGATTGTGTCCTTGCCATTGACGCCTGGAATATCGGGGCAATTGTCTGCATGGCTGCGGTATGCGCAAAGCAAAGACAAGATGGCCTACAGCGACCTGTTGGGTGACTTAAAATCCAACACGCAACGTACCGATTTGGGCCTTGGTTATTGGGTGCCGGTGGCTAAACAATGGAGTGCCGGCTTAAACCTTGAAGCCACTTCACAAAAATCCAATAACACCTTGTTTAATTTGAAGAATTCGAGTGTTTACCTGGGCGTGAGGTGGGTGAATGACTGA
- a CDS encoding CHASE2 domain-containing protein, with amino-acid sequence MKLDALLKKPLWLYAAVSVLAAVLMAAVSAVWAPQMQQWEERLASRTWSLANPNATERRVVVVDIDEKSTQALGPWPWPRERVATLLSGLDAYGVNLKVVDVLFDGAQDPAQDQKLAAALKAGAPTVISQLFALSPQAQVKSGQLAGAMGTCPANTSASQPFGTPAFGFMGAETSLAQSSAGVGHITPIIDADGNIRRVPAVVCYEGQAYPALAVASLAAATGAQPVWHTTQAGLFSSGSAQLIDVGGLQLPLDDKGQLRVSYQMPRDGFASVSAVDVLQGKVPPSMLKGAWVLVGSTAFGGGDAVPTPQGGAVGGVEVHAQLMSAALDSRTPFAPAWAPLWPLATGLVALLVLVFSLRAAGPKAAVVMPLVAVATGASIFAVHAVLLLVSHQWLGWGQPVVFVALAAVLLTASEMLRVRAERERLFENLSSYLPEGAARRVAFEGPTAQVVAETREATVMLVDLRNFSAYCEERAPEDAAMVLHLFYTTLDRIVTEHGGVVEQMVGDGLTAVWNGSSPCNQHAQKALQAAEVIWKEGVAQLPKVASRKTPPLDIGIGIETGPVMVGSFGPARRRVHTVMGEAVSVASRLEKLTSELGYPVLVGPQAKAQSGHEDMQKLGDFLLAGMRTPRTVYALQIEVDPSHLHLVSGLDAGFASEVSMIG; translated from the coding sequence ATGAAACTGGACGCCCTTCTCAAAAAACCACTGTGGCTGTACGCCGCCGTGTCGGTTTTGGCCGCGGTGTTGATGGCGGCAGTGTCTGCCGTTTGGGCGCCCCAAATGCAGCAGTGGGAAGAGCGTTTGGCCAGCCGCACTTGGTCTTTGGCCAACCCCAATGCCACCGAGCGCCGCGTGGTGGTGGTCGACATTGACGAGAAGAGCACACAAGCTTTAGGCCCTTGGCCATGGCCCCGCGAGCGAGTGGCCACTTTGCTGTCAGGCCTTGATGCGTATGGCGTCAACCTCAAAGTGGTCGACGTTTTGTTCGACGGTGCGCAAGACCCTGCACAAGATCAAAAGCTGGCCGCTGCCCTCAAAGCAGGTGCGCCTACGGTTATTTCTCAGCTGTTTGCCCTTAGCCCGCAAGCTCAAGTGAAGTCGGGCCAATTGGCTGGCGCCATGGGCACTTGCCCTGCAAACACCAGCGCTTCTCAACCCTTCGGCACCCCCGCCTTTGGCTTCATGGGTGCCGAAACTTCGTTGGCCCAAAGCAGCGCTGGCGTGGGCCACATCACCCCCATCATTGATGCCGACGGCAACATTCGCCGCGTGCCTGCCGTGGTTTGCTACGAAGGCCAGGCTTACCCTGCATTGGCTGTGGCCAGCTTGGCAGCTGCTACAGGCGCACAACCTGTGTGGCACACCACCCAAGCCGGTTTGTTCAGTTCGGGCAGTGCCCAATTGATTGACGTGGGCGGTTTGCAATTGCCTTTGGACGACAAAGGCCAGTTGCGCGTGTCATATCAAATGCCGCGCGATGGCTTTGCCTCGGTGTCGGCGGTGGACGTGTTGCAAGGCAAAGTTCCTCCCAGCATGCTTAAAGGTGCGTGGGTATTGGTGGGCTCTACAGCGTTTGGCGGCGGCGATGCCGTGCCTACACCGCAAGGCGGCGCCGTGGGCGGCGTAGAAGTGCATGCCCAACTGATGTCGGCCGCACTCGATTCACGCACACCGTTTGCACCTGCATGGGCACCGCTCTGGCCTTTGGCAACTGGCTTGGTGGCCTTGTTGGTATTGGTCTTCTCTTTGCGCGCAGCCGGTCCTAAAGCTGCCGTGGTGATGCCTTTGGTGGCCGTGGCCACCGGCGCTTCTATCTTTGCTGTGCACGCCGTCTTGTTGTTGGTGTCACACCAATGGCTGGGCTGGGGTCAGCCCGTTGTGTTTGTGGCCCTGGCCGCCGTACTGCTGACCGCTTCAGAAATGCTGCGAGTGCGGGCCGAGCGCGAGCGCTTGTTTGAAAACCTCTCCAGCTACTTGCCCGAAGGCGCCGCCCGCCGCGTGGCCTTTGAAGGTCCTACCGCCCAAGTGGTGGCCGAAACCCGCGAAGCCACTGTGATGTTGGTCGACCTGCGCAACTTCTCGGCCTACTGCGAAGAGCGCGCCCCTGAAGACGCCGCCATGGTGTTGCACTTGTTTTACACCACCCTCGACCGCATCGTCACCGAGCATGGCGGCGTGGTAGAGCAGATGGTGGGCGATGGCCTTACCGCTGTTTGGAATGGCTCTAGCCCTTGCAACCAGCACGCCCAAAAAGCTTTGCAAGCAGCCGAAGTGATTTGGAAAGAAGGCGTGGCCCAGTTGCCCAAAGTGGCTTCCAGAAAAACACCGCCCCTAGACATTGGCATTGGCATTGAAACTGGCCCAGTGATGGTGGGCTCGTTTGGTCCCGCCCGCCGCCGTGTTCACACCGTGATGGGCGAGGCTGTGAGTGTGGCGTCCCGCCTAGAAAAACTCACTTCCGAGTTGGGCTACCCCGTGCTGGTAGGCCCACAGGCCAAGGCGCAATCGGGACATGAAGACATGCAAAAGCTGGGCGACTTTTTGTTGGCCGGCATGCGCACACCGCGCACGGTGTATGCGCTGCAAATTGAGGTTGATCCCTCACACTTGCATTTGGTCTCTGGCTTGGACGCAGGTTTTGCATCCGAAGTCAGTATGATCGGCTAA
- a CDS encoding FecR family protein, giving the protein MPIQAIFNPLSSAARLLRGGAVAMLLGMLALCLSSVANASQVVGEVTLTIGKSKIERSANEAEPQKGGSVQEGDVIRTSDNGHVHIRFIDGARVSVRPNSVFRIHEFKYSPADPAASVVRLSLDSGEARSISGAAAQAAKERFRLNTPLVAIGVKGTDFVTQVSKDVIRVTVNQGAIVMAPFDSGCKADTLGVCTTARAKELTADMLGQALVFRLGSTDPSFQNVSKPGQADNTKLLQLDRQVRDAAEKPLASDTETKNPLNAVGNNRLIWGRWARDPIANDSLTVPFLEAMRGNEVTVGDGYYFLFREPSNINVLPTLTTKTDFGLKSASAYYRNAANEMVPATVSAGSLSIDFGAKTYATQLGLSAEGTGLQTFSQSGSINSSTGIFLGRTGPDAAPTSSLAGAISLDARQAGYLFKTQIGRGSFVGATLWGR; this is encoded by the coding sequence ATGCCAATTCAAGCCATCTTCAACCCACTCAGTTCAGCAGCCCGTCTGCTGAGGGGCGGTGCTGTGGCCATGCTCTTGGGCATGTTGGCCTTGTGCCTCAGTTCTGTGGCCAACGCCTCGCAGGTGGTGGGCGAGGTCACCCTCACCATTGGCAAGTCCAAAATTGAACGCAGCGCCAACGAAGCCGAACCTCAAAAGGGCGGCTCGGTGCAAGAAGGCGACGTTATTCGCACGTCCGACAACGGCCACGTGCACATCCGCTTCATCGATGGCGCCCGCGTTAGCGTTCGCCCCAACTCGGTGTTCCGCATCCACGAATTCAAATACAGCCCTGCCGACCCCGCAGCGTCTGTGGTTCGCCTCAGCCTCGACTCTGGTGAAGCCCGCTCCATTTCTGGCGCCGCTGCCCAAGCTGCCAAAGAGCGCTTCCGTTTGAACACCCCCTTGGTGGCCATTGGCGTCAAGGGTACCGACTTTGTGACGCAAGTTTCCAAAGACGTCATTCGCGTCACCGTCAACCAAGGCGCCATCGTGATGGCCCCGTTTGACAGCGGTTGCAAGGCCGATACCTTGGGCGTCTGCACCACCGCACGCGCCAAAGAACTCACTGCCGACATGCTGGGCCAAGCCCTGGTGTTCCGCTTGGGCAGCACCGACCCCAGCTTCCAAAACGTCAGCAAGCCCGGCCAAGCCGACAACACCAAACTCTTGCAGCTAGACCGCCAAGTGCGCGACGCAGCCGAAAAGCCCCTGGCGTCCGACACCGAAACCAAAAACCCCCTGAATGCCGTTGGCAACAACCGCCTCATTTGGGGCCGTTGGGCCCGCGACCCCATTGCCAACGACAGCCTTACTGTGCCTTTCCTTGAAGCCATGCGCGGCAACGAAGTGACTGTGGGCGATGGCTACTACTTCTTGTTCCGTGAGCCCAGCAACATCAACGTGCTGCCCACCCTCACCACCAAAACCGACTTTGGTCTGAAATCGGCCTCCGCTTATTACCGCAATGCCGCCAACGAAATGGTGCCTGCCACGGTGTCTGCGGGCAGCTTGTCCATCGACTTTGGCGCCAAAACCTACGCCACCCAACTGGGCCTGAGTGCCGAGGGCACGGGTTTGCAAACCTTCAGCCAAAGCGGCAGCATCAATTCAAGTACTGGCATTTTCTTGGGCCGAACTGGTCCCGATGCCGCACCCACCAGCAGCCTGGCTGGCGCCATTTCCTTGGACGCTCGCCAAGCCGGCTACCTCTTTAAAACCCAAATCGGTCGTGGCTCGTTTGTGGGCGCCACCCTTTGGGGCCGCTAA
- a CDS encoding Crp/Fnr family transcriptional regulator, which produces MAVHPSLLQQFALMRLFSADSLAQLAAYSSTHAFAKREVVLAKENPSSSLMFLLEGRLQAIDFTLDGREVGLHFIEEGQYFGEISVLDGLPSPEVVIATKKSQVVMVPARDIRSHIFGSPQAIEAITSGLTKRIRDQANQRQILGIISPLQRICALLQNLTKEGKNPSLIANAPTHQEIAIMVNLTRETVTRAFQVLQSQGALARDGDDLKVDASKLKQLAEKSAD; this is translated from the coding sequence ATGGCTGTTCACCCATCCCTTTTGCAGCAGTTTGCCCTGATGCGTCTGTTTTCGGCAGACTCATTGGCCCAGCTGGCTGCCTACTCCAGCACGCATGCATTTGCCAAGCGGGAGGTGGTGTTGGCCAAAGAAAACCCTTCATCCAGCCTCATGTTTTTGCTGGAAGGCAGGTTGCAAGCCATTGACTTTACGCTGGATGGCCGTGAAGTAGGCCTTCACTTTATTGAAGAAGGCCAGTACTTTGGCGAGATCTCGGTGCTGGACGGCCTGCCCTCCCCCGAGGTGGTCATTGCCACCAAAAAGTCGCAAGTGGTGATGGTGCCGGCCCGCGACATTCGTTCGCACATTTTTGGTTCACCCCAGGCCATCGAGGCCATTACCTCGGGCCTGACCAAGCGCATTCGCGACCAAGCCAACCAACGCCAAATTTTGGGCATCATCAGCCCGCTGCAACGCATTTGCGCGTTGTTGCAAAACCTCACCAAGGAAGGCAAGAACCCTTCCTTGATCGCCAATGCGCCCACCCACCAAGAGATTGCCATCATGGTCAACCTCACGCGCGAAACCGTGACGCGAGCGTTTCAGGTGCTGCAATCGCAAGGCGCTTTGGCGCGCGATGGCGATGATTTGAAAGTTGACGCCAGCAAGCTGAAGCAGTTGGCAGAAAAGTCGGCGGACTGA
- a CDS encoding ABC transporter permease produces the protein MFAFASTFLKHFAMPLGHRNLIWQFARREVLGRYRGSVLGVGWSVLTPMAMLAVYTLVFRHIFKAKWPGVEDGNMSFALNLFAGLLVFNWAAEFLSRAPRLMTDQPNLVTKVVFPLQVLPWSALLSSFFHVMVSCLVWLAGCLLFGQGIHASWLALPWVFLALVPTLLALGWALSALGVYFRDLGEIVGLFMGMLLFLTPVFFPLSVLPDFLQGWVAFNPLAVPIEALRSIGLMGVWPNFLALLQLFLVGCVLALGGAWLFETSRKGFADVL, from the coding sequence ATGTTTGCATTTGCTTCTACTTTTTTGAAACACTTTGCGATGCCCTTGGGTCATCGCAATTTGATTTGGCAATTTGCACGGCGTGAAGTGTTGGGCCGTTATCGCGGCTCGGTGTTGGGCGTGGGCTGGTCGGTGCTAACGCCCATGGCCATGCTGGCGGTTTACACCTTGGTGTTCCGGCACATTTTCAAAGCCAAGTGGCCGGGTGTGGAAGACGGGAACATGAGCTTTGCCCTCAACTTGTTTGCAGGCTTGTTGGTGTTCAACTGGGCTGCAGAATTTTTAAGCCGCGCACCGCGGCTGATGACCGACCAACCTAACTTGGTCACCAAGGTGGTGTTTCCTTTGCAGGTGCTGCCGTGGTCTGCGCTGCTGTCGAGCTTTTTCCATGTGATGGTGTCGTGCTTGGTGTGGTTGGCCGGCTGCTTGTTGTTTGGCCAAGGCATTCATGCTTCGTGGTTGGCTTTGCCTTGGGTGTTTTTGGCCTTGGTGCCCACACTGTTGGCCTTGGGTTGGGCGCTGTCGGCGCTGGGCGTTTACTTTCGCGACCTGGGTGAAATTGTGGGCCTGTTCATGGGCATGCTGCTGTTTTTAACGCCCGTGTTTTTTCCTTTGAGCGTGTTGCCCGACTTTTTGCAAGGCTGGGTGGCGTTCAATCCTTTGGCCGTGCCCATTGAAGCTTTGCGCAGCATTGGCTTGATGGGGGTGTGGCCCAATTTTCTTGCGCTGTTGCAATTATTCTTGGTAGGTTGTGTGCTGGCTTTGGGCGGCGCTTGGTTGTTTGAAACATCACGCAAGGGGTTTGCAGATGTCCTCTAA
- a CDS encoding ABC transporter ATP-binding protein, with the protein MSSNAPVIALESVGKTYKRFAKPSDRFWQAVWPSALRGSDAKANEFVALAPLSLTVKRGEALGLIGRNGAGKSTLLQMVCGTLNPSSGSVKVNGKIGALLELGAGFNPEFTGRENVYLAAAVMGLSGAETDALYESIVEFSGIREFIDQPVKTYSSGMYVRLAFSIATSANPNILVIDEALSVGDGAFAKKSFERIMQLKAQGTTVLFCSHSMYQVESFCDRAVWLDHGQVQMEGPASDVVAAYTDSLRAEGGDGALHSASSVAAGLEKADAKDGLNADANALIASVSDAATTPSSAPTGLTRITSIEVSVDGVAGRELQAVSLQSDVHITVKFESDPAQPCPTFATGFALPDGQIFTSAYTLFDGVTIARDAQGRGQATVVFEKLPLMKGRFSVGAYLFDERALHVYDVVLQAATVVVTQPGVHQGFVQLPHRWQ; encoded by the coding sequence ATGTCCTCTAATGCACCTGTCATTGCACTGGAAAGCGTAGGCAAAACCTACAAACGTTTTGCCAAACCTTCCGACCGATTTTGGCAAGCGGTATGGCCCTCGGCATTGCGCGGTAGTGATGCAAAGGCCAACGAATTTGTAGCCTTGGCACCGCTGTCACTGACAGTGAAACGCGGCGAAGCGCTGGGTTTGATTGGCCGCAATGGCGCTGGCAAATCGACCTTGTTGCAAATGGTGTGCGGCACTTTGAATCCCAGCAGCGGCAGCGTGAAAGTGAACGGCAAAATTGGCGCGCTGTTGGAATTGGGTGCAGGCTTCAATCCTGAATTTACCGGTCGCGAGAATGTTTATTTGGCTGCTGCGGTCATGGGTTTGTCGGGCGCCGAAACCGATGCTTTGTACGAAAGCATTGTGGAGTTTTCTGGCATTCGCGAGTTCATTGACCAGCCTGTGAAGACTTACTCGAGCGGCATGTATGTGCGCTTGGCCTTCTCCATTGCCACCAGCGCCAACCCCAATATTTTGGTGATTGACGAAGCCTTGAGTGTGGGCGATGGCGCGTTTGCCAAGAAGTCGTTTGAGCGCATCATGCAACTCAAAGCGCAAGGTACCACGGTGCTGTTTTGCTCGCACTCCATGTACCAAGTGGAATCGTTTTGCGACCGCGCGGTGTGGCTAGACCATGGGCAAGTGCAAATGGAAGGGCCTGCATCGGATGTGGTGGCGGCGTATACCGACAGCTTGCGTGCAGAAGGGGGTGATGGTGCTTTGCATTCAGCTTCTTCAGTGGCTGCAGGGCTTGAAAAAGCAGATGCAAAGGATGGCTTGAACGCAGATGCCAATGCATTGATTGCTTCAGTAAGCGATGCCGCTACAACCCCTTCATCTGCACCCACAGGCCTCACTCGCATCACAAGCATTGAGGTGAGTGTGGACGGCGTGGCGGGCCGCGAGTTGCAAGCGGTCAGTTTGCAAAGCGATGTGCACATCACCGTGAAGTTTGAGTCCGATCCTGCGCAGCCCTGCCCCACGTTTGCCACCGGCTTTGCATTGCCCGATGGCCAAATTTTTACCAGCGCTTACACCTTGTTTGACGGTGTCACCATTGCGCGCGATGCGCAAGGCCGTGGCCAAGCCACGGTGGTGTTTGAAAAACTGCCGCTGATGAAGGGCCGTTTTTCAGTAGGCGCCTATTTGTTCGACGAGCGTGCACTGCATGTCTACGACGTGGTGCTGCAAGCCGCTACGGTGGTGGTCACGCAGCCTGGCGTGCATCAAGGCTTTGTGCAATTGCCACACCGCTGGCAATAA
- a CDS encoding lysophospholipid acyltransferase family protein, protein MWQRLISWLQPAIATEAASASAVAPQAPAVDADQPPALALPFDLAAYRQFMCDETYQYRASYIQKRIDIEGAAHYTEALAKGSVIVVFVHHGSWLLMNGALHHLCGGAPITSIASRRNLEFCTPEEKEFWLGVHKRSAESCNAPVIFYTDQSPIGSVRWLKQPHHVLTVALDVREPAADKPEQQFEFMGQRIYLQTGPAKLAQLTGAQVVPAAIEYNAQTQRHLLTLHPAIDPNTCTPEQLTQTALNCIGPHVMRAPEQQFYDLLGALKTPQKG, encoded by the coding sequence ATGTGGCAACGGCTAATTTCTTGGCTCCAACCGGCAATAGCAACTGAGGCTGCTTCAGCGAGCGCTGTTGCACCCCAAGCGCCGGCTGTGGATGCAGACCAACCCCCTGCATTGGCCTTGCCCTTTGACCTGGCGGCGTACCGCCAATTCATGTGCGACGAAACCTACCAATACCGCGCGTCTTACATTCAAAAACGCATCGACATTGAAGGGGCCGCGCATTACACCGAAGCCCTTGCCAAAGGCTCGGTCATTGTAGTCTTTGTGCACCACGGCAGCTGGTTGCTGATGAACGGCGCACTGCATCATTTGTGCGGTGGCGCACCCATCACGTCCATTGCTTCGCGTCGCAATTTGGAGTTTTGCACGCCCGAAGAAAAAGAGTTTTGGCTAGGTGTGCACAAGCGCTCTGCCGAAAGTTGCAATGCACCGGTGATCTTTTACACCGACCAAAGCCCCATTGGCTCGGTGCGTTGGCTCAAGCAGCCGCACCATGTACTCACAGTGGCCCTCGATGTGCGCGAGCCCGCTGCCGACAAGCCTGAGCAACAGTTTGAGTTCATGGGTCAACGCATTTATTTGCAAACCGGTCCTGCCAAATTGGCGCAACTCACAGGCGCACAAGTGGTGCCGGCGGCCATTGAATACAACGCGCAAACGCAGCGTCATTTGCTCACCTTGCATCCTGCTATCGACCCCAACACCTGCACGCCAGAGCAGCTGACGCAAACCGCCTTGAATTGCATTGGCCCACACGTGATGCGCGCACCCGAGCAACAGTTTTACGATTTGTTGGGCGCCTTGAAAACGCCGCAAAAGGGATAG
- a CDS encoding class I SAM-dependent methyltransferase, with the protein MIKHRYAHEIDPNGGSAAAVLARMVEPGQRVLELGTGPGTVTRILHAKGCKVTGVEMDPETLATCAPFCERTVQANLEDPQWVAPLAGESFDAIICADVLEHLRDPRPLLNQLHGFLKPGGSVLMSLPNASHLTVVASLLGGRFPYQKNGLLDHTHLKFYGREDLDALLRECGLLWQHWHTVQVDPAQAELKAYWHLLDEETQAFLKAKCADGEVYQHVVRAQPATDAAHLQKLENDRTAMIKAHEAQVLELNAQSAAQKAAWLLEKEVTTVQNVALINGLMAQEKNTQATLAWTESQLQNHKQSIQELHAEIAALKQSTSWRITAPLRKLLRKISD; encoded by the coding sequence ATGATAAAACATCGCTACGCCCACGAAATTGACCCCAACGGTGGCAGTGCCGCCGCGGTCTTGGCGCGCATGGTCGAGCCCGGGCAGCGCGTGCTTGAACTGGGCACGGGCCCTGGCACCGTCACACGCATCTTGCACGCCAAAGGCTGCAAGGTGACGGGCGTAGAGATGGACCCCGAAACACTGGCCACGTGCGCACCATTTTGCGAGCGCACAGTGCAAGCCAATCTAGAAGACCCGCAATGGGTCGCTCCATTGGCTGGAGAAAGCTTTGACGCCATCATTTGCGCCGACGTGCTGGAGCATCTGCGCGATCCACGTCCTTTGCTGAACCAATTGCATGGGTTTTTAAAGCCCGGTGGCAGCGTGTTGATGTCCTTGCCCAATGCCTCGCACCTGACGGTAGTGGCCAGTTTGCTGGGCGGGCGTTTTCCGTATCAAAAGAACGGCTTGCTAGACCACACGCACCTGAAGTTTTACGGCCGCGAAGACTTGGACGCCTTGCTGCGCGAATGCGGTTTGCTGTGGCAACACTGGCACACCGTGCAAGTGGACCCTGCGCAAGCTGAGCTCAAAGCCTACTGGCATCTGCTGGACGAAGAGACGCAAGCTTTCTTAAAAGCCAAGTGTGCTGATGGCGAGGTTTATCAACATGTGGTGCGGGCGCAACCGGCTACTGATGCTGCACATTTGCAAAAGTTAGAAAACGATCGGACCGCCATGATCAAAGCACATGAAGCACAAGTGCTTGAACTGAACGCCCAATCGGCCGCACAAAAAGCCGCCTGGTTGCTTGAAAAAGAAGTGACTACCGTGCAGAACGTCGCACTGATCAATGGACTGATGGCACAAGAAAAAAACACCCAAGCCACACTGGCATGGACCGAATCGCAATTGCAAAACCACAAGCAATCGATTCAAGAATTGCACGCAGAAATTGCGGCGCTGAAGCAGTCCACCTCGTGGCGCATCACAGCACCGCTGCGCAAGTTGTTGCGCAAAATTTCAGACTGA